In Arcobacter ellisii, a genomic segment contains:
- a CDS encoding septal ring lytic transglycosylase RlpA family protein: MKFISSVKYSLFFGFSTLFLFTGCSQKNYSDDYMKFYKDTKNSKINNSKEMHKYTMRPYSVFGIKYYPFIANIGDRFEGIASWYGPDFHSKKTSNGEVYNMYDMTAAHKTLPMNTVLRVENLDNGKSIIVRVNDRGPFVKGRIIDLSNKAANEIDMVRKGTANVRITVLGYNGEIENKNAPYTELAQNEVKPSNQVEKIDVLEPLDIKEDKITTTNVTIPTVGTPVVAKTTVKTPIVNKAPVVNNKPKTTPLSTGIYSLQVGAFSKIEGAQKTVSDYQRKFSSNKVESEKVFVNGKTLYKVFIKGFKSYDEAQRFKNSNGLTNAMVIK, from the coding sequence TTGAAATTTATAAGTAGTGTGAAATATAGTTTGTTTTTTGGATTCTCAACTCTATTTTTGTTTACGGGTTGTTCGCAAAAAAATTATAGTGATGATTATATGAAATTTTATAAAGATACGAAAAATTCAAAAATAAATAATTCAAAAGAGATGCATAAATATACAATGAGACCATATAGTGTATTTGGTATAAAATATTATCCATTTATTGCAAATATTGGAGATAGATTTGAAGGGATTGCATCTTGGTATGGACCTGATTTTCATTCTAAAAAAACTTCAAATGGAGAAGTTTATAATATGTATGATATGACAGCAGCTCATAAAACTTTACCTATGAATACAGTTTTAAGAGTTGAAAACTTAGATAATGGAAAATCAATTATTGTAAGAGTAAATGATAGAGGACCTTTTGTTAAAGGAAGAATTATTGATTTATCAAATAAAGCAGCAAATGAAATTGATATGGTAAGAAAGGGAACTGCAAATGTAAGAATCACAGTTCTTGGATATAATGGTGAAATTGAAAATAAAAATGCACCTTATACAGAACTTGCCCAAAATGAAGTAAAACCTTCAAACCAAGTAGAAAAAATAGATGTACTTGAACCTTTAGATATAAAAGAGGATAAAATTACAACAACAAATGTTACAATTCCAACAGTAGGAACACCTGTTGTTGCAAAAACAACAGTAAAAACACCAATTGTAAATAAAGCACCTGTTGTAAACAATAAACCTAAAACCACTCCTCTTTCAACTGGAATTTACAGTCTTCAAGTTGGAGCATTTAGTAAAATAGAAGGTGCTCAAAAAACAGTAAGTGATTACCAAAGGAAGTTTAGTTCAAACAAAGTTGAGAGTGAAAAAGTATTTGTAAATGGGAAAACTTTATATAAAGTATTTATAAAAGGTTTCAAAAGTTATGATGAAGCTCAAAGATTTAAAAATTCTAATGGTTTAACTAATGCAATGGTTATTAAATAG
- the hisB gene encoding imidazoleglycerol-phosphate dehydratase HisB has protein sequence MVEINRKTKETDIKCKIQIDGCGKSNIKTGVGFFDHMLEALSKHSGIDIELSCEGDLHIDAHHTVEDCGIVLGQALKKAIFPITAVERYGNATVVMDEAATTCALDLSNRPYLVYEVNVSGKVGEFDVELVEEFFHALVGNAGITAHIIQDRGRNKHHILEASFKAFAVALRRALVKNEKLGIPSTKGVL, from the coding sequence ATGGTAGAAATTAATAGAAAAACAAAAGAAACAGATATTAAATGTAAAATACAAATAGACGGTTGTGGTAAATCTAATATCAAAACAGGTGTTGGATTTTTTGATCATATGTTAGAAGCTTTATCAAAACATAGTGGAATTGATATTGAACTAAGCTGTGAAGGTGATTTACACATAGATGCTCACCACACTGTTGAAGATTGTGGAATAGTTTTAGGTCAAGCTTTAAAAAAAGCAATTTTTCCAATTACTGCCGTTGAAAGATATGGAAATGCAACAGTTGTTATGGATGAAGCAGCTACAACTTGTGCTTTAGATTTATCAAATAGACCATATTTAGTTTATGAAGTAAATGTAAGTGGAAAAGTAGGGGAGTTTGATGTTGAACTTGTTGAAGAATTTTTTCATGCACTTGTAGGAAATGCAGGAATTACAGCACATATTATACAAGATAGAGGAAGAAATAAACACCATATTTTAGAAGCTTCTTTTAAAGCTTTTGCTGTTGCATTACGACGAGCATTAGTAAAAAATGAAAAACTAGGAATTCCAAGTACAAAAGGTGTTTTATGA
- a CDS encoding KdsC family phosphatase: protein MIELIVLDVDGTLTDGKISYTSTGEETKSFDVADGLAIAVWTKNFGKKAAIITGRNSSIVEKRAKELNITHLHQGVKNKQEVLEKILEKEGLTWNQVAAIGDDLNDYNMLKKVGLSFTPANGTHYLKDFVHVVCKNSGGNGAVREMLEYIFKEDGLEEDFLNAWV, encoded by the coding sequence ATGATTGAATTAATTGTTTTAGATGTTGATGGAACTTTAACAGATGGTAAAATCTCTTATACTTCAACAGGTGAAGAGACAAAATCATTTGATGTTGCTGATGGTTTAGCAATAGCTGTTTGGACAAAAAACTTTGGTAAAAAGGCTGCAATAATCACAGGAAGAAACTCTTCTATTGTAGAAAAAAGAGCAAAAGAGTTAAATATAACTCATTTACATCAAGGTGTTAAAAATAAACAAGAAGTTTTAGAAAAAATCCTTGAAAAAGAGGGCTTAACTTGGAATCAAGTTGCTGCTATTGGTGATGACTTAAATGATTATAATATGCTAAAAAAAGTGGGACTTTCATTTACGCCTGCAAATGGAACACACTATTTAAAAGATTTTGTACATGTAGTTTGTAAAAATAGTGGTGGAAATGGAGCAGTAAGAGAAATGCTTGAATACATTTTTAAAGAAGATGGATTAGAAGAGGACTTTTTAAACGCATGGGTATAA
- the lptC gene encoding LPS export ABC transporter periplasmic protein LptC has product MGIKSFVIALLFIATVSYFIPVNNLKKNTAEKDLPLVVFEKPIMYTLDDKSVHRIIIADQAVKYEKRDEMFNANITLKNQDPTKDFNSENLKADLIVKKGDVYTLTNNVKYKRDNFIKVDTNELIYDDIKKIAKNSKPFESIYNTHFFKGTNLYLDINNDYITAKNAHFEIDVDKNLKGKK; this is encoded by the coding sequence ATGGGTATAAAATCTTTTGTAATTGCTCTTTTATTTATAGCAACGGTTTCATATTTTATTCCAGTTAATAATTTAAAAAAGAATACAGCTGAAAAGGATTTACCTTTAGTTGTTTTTGAAAAACCAATAATGTATACATTAGATGATAAAAGTGTACATAGAATTATTATTGCAGACCAAGCAGTTAAATATGAAAAAAGAGATGAAATGTTTAATGCTAATATTACTTTAAAAAATCAAGACCCTACAAAAGATTTTAACAGTGAAAATTTAAAAGCTGATTTAATTGTAAAAAAAGGCGATGTTTATACTTTAACAAACAATGTAAAATATAAAAGAGATAATTTTATAAAAGTTGATACAAATGAGTTAATTTATGACGATATAAAGAAAATTGCAAAAAATAGTAAACCTTTTGAAAGTATATATAATACACATTTTTTTAAAGGTACAAATTTATATTTAGATATAAATAATGATTATATTACTGCAAAAAATGCACATTTTGAAATAGATGTTGATAAAAATTTAAAAGGAAAAAAATGA
- the lptA gene encoding lipopolysaccharide transport periplasmic protein LptA gives MKYLIGTLLCSTLLFAQTETLVIDAQDFQADDKKGISIFTGNVKIKMGQDKLNANKVDVYFTTDKDNKKVPLKYEATGKADFEIVTKDKHYIGNGDKIIYSPQKQEYTIIGNGFLQEKNDDRKVYGDTIYVNQISGEAKVKGSENKPVRFIINVDRGEDKGTNQ, from the coding sequence ATGAAATATTTAATTGGAACTCTATTATGTTCTACACTTTTATTTGCACAAACTGAAACTTTAGTAATTGATGCGCAAGATTTTCAAGCAGATGATAAAAAAGGAATCTCAATTTTTACAGGAAATGTAAAAATAAAAATGGGACAAGATAAATTAAATGCAAATAAAGTTGATGTATATTTTACTACAGATAAAGATAATAAAAAAGTACCATTAAAATATGAAGCTACAGGTAAAGCTGATTTTGAGATTGTTACTAAAGATAAACACTATATTGGTAATGGTGACAAAATAATTTATTCTCCTCAAAAACAAGAATATACAATTATTGGAAATGGATTTTTACAAGAAAAAAATGATGATAGAAAAGTTTACGGTGATACAATTTATGTAAATCAAATAAGTGGTGAAGCTAAAGTAAAAGGTAGTGAAAACAAACCAGTTAGATTTATAATAAATGTTGACCGTGGCGAAGATAAAGGAACAAATCAATGA
- the yihA gene encoding ribosome biogenesis GTP-binding protein YihA/YsxC, whose amino-acid sequence MKIVDAKFLQSAQSVNDSPAPNVAEVAFLGRSNVGKSSLLNTLTNRSGLAKSSSTPGKTQLINYFEIKFKTDNEEMPYIYSRFVDLPGFGYAKVAKSLKAQWNRNLTEYLQLRPNLQIFVHLIDARHPELEIDKNVDEFLNEIKRGDQIIVHAFTKTDKLKQNDLAQLKRVYPEGIFISNLKKRGIMDLQNKITGYLFGN is encoded by the coding sequence ATGAAAATAGTTGATGCAAAGTTTTTGCAATCTGCACAAAGTGTAAATGATTCTCCAGCTCCAAATGTAGCAGAAGTTGCATTTTTAGGGCGTTCAAATGTGGGGAAATCTTCACTTTTAAATACATTAACAAATAGAAGTGGTTTAGCTAAATCTTCTTCTACACCAGGAAAAACACAGTTAATAAACTATTTTGAGATTAAATTTAAAACAGATAATGAAGAGATGCCTTATATTTATTCAAGATTTGTAGATTTACCAGGATTTGGTTATGCAAAAGTTGCAAAAAGTTTAAAAGCTCAATGGAATAGAAATTTAACTGAATATTTACAGTTAAGACCAAATTTACAGATTTTTGTACATTTAATAGATGCAAGACATCCAGAACTTGAGATTGATAAAAATGTTGATGAATTTTTAAATGAGATTAAAAGAGGTGACCAAATAATTGTTCATGCTTTTACAAAAACAGATAAATTAAAACAAAATGATTTAGCTCAATTAAAAAGAGTTTATCCAGAGGGTATTTTTATATCAAACCTTAAAAAAAGAGGTATAATGGACCTTCAAAATAAAATTACAGGATATTTATTTGGAAATTAG
- a CDS encoding N-acetyltransferase: MEIRFYKPTVADIPLMQALVKEEVEKGKILLRTEDEMATTIRSYTVVEVDGKLAGFTATHIHSPRLAEVRSLVVGKEFRGLKLGKKLVEACINEAKEYGIKQLLSLTYEKGFFESCGFREISKEEIPEHKIWADCIRCKHFPICDEIAMVIDL, translated from the coding sequence TTGGAAATTAGATTTTATAAACCAACTGTAGCTGATATACCTCTAATGCAAGCATTAGTAAAAGAAGAGGTTGAAAAAGGAAAAATTTTACTTAGAACTGAAGATGAAATGGCAACAACAATTCGTTCTTATACGGTTGTTGAAGTTGATGGAAAATTAGCAGGTTTTACAGCAACTCATATTCATTCTCCAAGACTAGCAGAAGTAAGAAGTTTAGTTGTTGGAAAAGAGTTTCGAGGTTTAAAACTTGGGAAAAAACTTGTAGAAGCCTGTATAAATGAAGCAAAAGAGTATGGAATAAAACAACTTTTATCTTTAACTTATGAAAAAGGTTTTTTTGAAAGTTGTGGTTTTAGAGAAATTTCAAAAGAAGAGATACCTGAGCATAAAATCTGGGCAGATTGTATTAGATGTAAACATTTCCCAATTTGTGATGAAATCGCGATGGTAATTGATTTATAA
- the argC gene encoding N-acetyl-gamma-glutamyl-phosphate reductase encodes MKYKIFVDGQHGTTGLKIHEMLEGREEIELLSIKEEEKKDLNKRKELLNNADLVFLCLPDAASIESVSLITNDNVKVIDASTAFRTNPAWTYGIPEITPTQREKIKNSKRVCVPGCHASGLIIAMKPLIVNGILANSHKLICHSITGFSGGGKAMIDDYENGKFEDIGGQRPYGLALNHKHLPEMKYVLELEEAPLFTPSVGNFKQGMLVMSYLVKKEFKKAVSKKEILDLYKDYYKDETFVKIIEDNDSYLDAGLLNPMKCNNTNSLEISVYENATDMVVISRLDNLGKGASGAAVQCMNIMLGLEESKGLNSRKN; translated from the coding sequence ATGAAATATAAAATATTTGTAGATGGACAACACGGAACTACTGGATTAAAAATCCATGAGATGTTAGAAGGAAGAGAAGAAATAGAACTATTAAGTATAAAAGAGGAAGAAAAAAAAGATTTAAACAAAAGAAAAGAGCTTTTAAATAATGCTGATTTAGTTTTTTTATGTCTTCCTGATGCTGCTTCTATTGAATCAGTTAGTTTAATCACAAATGATAATGTAAAAGTAATAGATGCAAGTACAGCTTTTAGAACTAATCCTGCTTGGACTTATGGAATTCCTGAAATAACACCAACTCAAAGAGAAAAAATCAAAAATTCAAAAAGAGTTTGTGTTCCTGGATGTCATGCAAGTGGATTAATTATTGCTATGAAACCTCTAATCGTAAATGGTATTTTAGCAAACTCTCATAAACTAATTTGCCACTCAATTACAGGTTTTAGTGGTGGAGGGAAAGCTATGATTGATGATTATGAAAATGGAAAATTTGAAGATATTGGAGGTCAAAGACCTTATGGACTTGCTCTTAATCATAAACATCTTCCTGAAATGAAATATGTTTTAGAATTAGAAGAAGCTCCACTATTTACTCCAAGTGTTGGAAACTTCAAACAAGGTATGCTTGTAATGAGTTATTTAGTTAAAAAAGAGTTCAAAAAAGCTGTTTCAAAAAAAGAGATTTTAGATTTATATAAAGATTATTATAAAGATGAAACTTTTGTAAAGATAATTGAAGATAATGATTCATATCTTGATGCAGGACTTTTAAATCCAATGAAATGTAACAATACAAACAGTTTAGAGATTTCTGTTTATGAAAACGCTACTGATATGGTAGTTATTTCAAGACTTGATAATCTTGGTAAAGGTGCAAGTGGAGCTGCTGTTCAATGTATGAACATTATGTTAGGACTTGAAGAATCTAAAGGTTTAAACTCAAGAAAAAACTAG
- a CDS encoding PLP-dependent aminotransferase family protein: MYKFNNYSPLYIQLYEQLKDEIKTKLKAGEKLPSIRKISSDYKLSKTTVQTAYNQLYAEGYIQSREKSGYFVCEEIFEKFDTKLENEKEEIKENSNYKIDFFPASLDINSFPKKIWLKLYNKVVKEDINYGVYFEKQGIIQLREELQKYLSSSRAVLCNQEQIIITSGFSDSLFLVSTILKKLSNKIAIEAPCYNVAKEIFELFSFEIERIPVNTNGLDLSFLEKSSSKAIYITPSHQFPTGVTMPISNRLKLLNWAKKSNAFIIEDDYDSELSYYNRPIPSLQGLENNNVIYLGTFSKALSPALRISYIVLPKQLLEIYHQNFNFRFSQVPIDIQKTLTLFLKEGYWEKHLRKIRNSNRKKHNQMKEYLKEYLKDEIEILREGSGLNLLIKPLITLDLEILEKIAKQKGVKIYFKEFFNLEKVIALGFGGFEEFEIKNAIKTFSEIWFETKKKNLLDKLSKNNSNKF, from the coding sequence ATGTATAAATTTAACAATTATTCACCCCTTTATATTCAACTTTATGAACAATTAAAAGATGAAATCAAAACAAAATTAAAAGCTGGTGAAAAACTTCCTTCAATTAGAAAAATATCAAGTGATTATAAACTTAGTAAAACAACTGTTCAAACTGCCTATAATCAACTCTACGCAGAAGGATATATACAAAGTAGAGAAAAAAGTGGTTATTTTGTTTGTGAAGAGATTTTTGAAAAATTTGATACTAAACTAGAAAATGAAAAAGAAGAAATAAAAGAAAATAGTAATTATAAAATAGATTTTTTTCCTGCAAGCCTTGATATAAACTCTTTCCCTAAAAAAATTTGGCTAAAACTTTATAATAAAGTGGTAAAAGAAGATATTAATTATGGAGTATATTTTGAAAAACAAGGGATTATTCAATTAAGAGAAGAGTTACAAAAATATCTATCTTCTTCAAGAGCTGTTTTATGTAACCAAGAACAAATCATTATTACAAGTGGATTTAGTGATAGTCTATTTTTAGTATCAACTATTTTAAAAAAACTTTCAAATAAAATAGCAATAGAAGCTCCTTGTTATAATGTTGCAAAAGAGATTTTTGAACTTTTTTCTTTTGAAATAGAAAGAATTCCAGTAAATACAAATGGTTTAGATTTATCCTTTTTAGAAAAAAGTTCTTCAAAAGCCATATATATAACACCTTCCCATCAATTTCCAACAGGTGTTACAATGCCTATTTCAAATAGATTAAAACTTTTAAATTGGGCAAAAAAGAGTAATGCTTTTATTATAGAAGATGATTATGATAGTGAACTAAGTTATTATAATCGCCCTATTCCATCTTTACAAGGATTGGAAAACAATAATGTAATTTATCTTGGTACTTTTTCAAAGGCTTTGTCTCCTGCTTTAAGAATATCATATATTGTTTTACCAAAACAATTATTAGAGATTTATCATCAAAACTTTAATTTCAGATTTTCACAAGTTCCTATTGATATTCAAAAAACTTTAACACTATTTTTAAAAGAGGGATATTGGGAAAAACACTTAAGAAAAATAAGAAATTCAAATAGAAAAAAACATAATCAAATGAAAGAGTATTTAAAAGAGTATTTAAAAGATGAAATAGAAATTTTAAGAGAAGGAAGTGGATTAAATCTTCTGATAAAACCACTTATAACTCTTGATTTAGAAATACTTGAAAAAATTGCCAAACAAAAAGGAGTAAAAATATATTTTAAAGAATTTTTTAATTTAGAAAAAGTAATAGCTTTAGGATTTGGTGGTTTTGAAGAGTTTGAGATAAAAAATGCAATAAAAACTTTTAGTGAAATTTGGTTTGAAACTAAAAAAAAGAACCTTTTAGATAAACTATCGAAAAATAATTCTAATAAATTTTGA
- a CDS encoding pyridoxamine 5'-phosphate oxidase family protein: MRRKEFDVKDENSINEILQTCEYGTLSLISEGKPYVVALNFVFFENSIFFHGAKEGKKIEAINSNPNAAFLVVKPYSFIPSYFSDTMAACPATQFFASVLIEGKLKFIEDGYKKAEVLNALMKKFQKEDSFEEIAYDKAMYTKMLDKTTIIELKIETQSCKIKVGQNLNEERKNKVMEKLKNRNLQIDEETIKQMKLYS; the protein is encoded by the coding sequence ATGAGAAGAAAAGAGTTTGATGTAAAAGATGAAAATAGCATAAATGAGATTCTACAAACTTGTGAATATGGAACTTTAAGTCTTATAAGTGAGGGGAAACCTTATGTTGTAGCTTTGAATTTTGTATTTTTTGAAAACTCGATTTTCTTTCATGGAGCAAAAGAAGGGAAAAAAATTGAGGCTATAAACTCAAATCCGAATGCAGCTTTTTTAGTAGTAAAACCTTACTCATTTATCCCTTCATATTTTAGTGATACGATGGCTGCTTGTCCTGCAACTCAGTTTTTTGCTTCAGTTTTAATTGAAGGGAAATTAAAATTTATAGAAGATGGATATAAAAAAGCAGAAGTTTTAAATGCTTTGATGAAAAAGTTTCAAAAAGAAGATAGTTTTGAAGAAATTGCTTATGATAAAGCAATGTATACAAAAATGCTTGATAAAACAACAATTATAGAGTTAAAGATTGAAACTCAAAGTTGTAAGATAAAAGTAGGGCAAAACTTAAATGAAGAGAGAAAAAATAAAGTTATGGAAAAGCTAAAAAACAGAAATTTACAAATAGATGAGGAGACTATAAAACAGATGAAGTTGTACAGTTAA
- a CDS encoding efflux RND transporter periplasmic adaptor subunit, translating to MIKALLTTLFCINLFAGTQIELSGTVESDNEKIITSRNMGYIKEVYVKEGSNVKKGDILYEIDSSNMDSNKKEIELNLQILQNQKNNIEVNLKRYKNLLAQDLVSLYEVEQMELNLTNTKNMIDITKAKLKEINTQYDYLKIKAPNDGLIIKKSIKAGEMSIPGMPAFVLTDLSTLLIKTNISESNLNNIKIGQKVDIEISSQNFKTQGTISAIIPNTVDLTHSFVLKISFDKKDFNIYPGMYSKILLNLEN from the coding sequence ATGATAAAGGCACTATTAACAACACTTTTTTGTATAAATTTATTTGCAGGAACTCAAATAGAGTTATCAGGAACAGTAGAATCAGATAATGAAAAAATAATCACAAGTAGAAATATGGGTTATATAAAAGAGGTTTACGTAAAAGAAGGTTCAAATGTAAAAAAAGGTGATATTTTATATGAAATTGATTCATCAAATATGGATTCAAATAAAAAAGAGATTGAATTAAATCTTCAAATTTTACAAAATCAAAAAAACAACATAGAAGTAAATCTAAAAAGATATAAAAATCTATTAGCTCAAGATTTAGTTTCACTTTATGAAGTTGAACAAATGGAACTAAATCTAACAAATACAAAAAATATGATAGATATAACAAAAGCAAAATTAAAAGAGATAAATACTCAATATGATTATCTAAAAATAAAAGCACCAAATGATGGATTGATTATAAAAAAATCAATAAAAGCTGGTGAAATGTCAATACCTGGAATGCCTGCATTTGTTTTAACTGATTTATCAACACTTTTAATTAAAACAAATATTTCTGAATCAAATCTAAATAATATAAAAATTGGTCAAAAAGTAGATATTGAGATAAGTTCACAAAATTTTAAAACCCAAGGAACTATAAGTGCAATTATTCCAAATACAGTTGATTTAACACACTCTTTTGTATTAAAAATCTCTTTTGATAAAAAAGATTTTAATATCTATCCTGGAATGTACTCTAAAATTTTACTAAATTTAGAGAATTAG
- a CDS encoding TolC family protein produces the protein MHKIYLSLLIVSFTYAQSINFEEVLEMTIKNSKDLQQQQLNIDSSKLDSKMIDYINYGKLSISEEFNRTNHAGYVFNSKLSSREASFRDFGFAQVGDMSNFDIQPTDLNYPDDRNNFNTKITYDIPLFTGFKLSNQKDILKLQEKANELKYNLDKKTLEFEVLKAYNSAVVAKDFVQALEKAKIAVSKIVESADAFHKEGFVTKIDVNEAKVYELNINSTLIEAKNNFQLALAYLRFLSSNDEISDVQELENRYFHFPNEEELYKIALENRDEIKIQDIQVNANKKSIEIAKSAYYPTLYSHLEYGYNDDKLTIDDDKNYYIALVGLSLTLFDGTRDVEKEKSKIEYVKATLNQEKLKDAIKLELKKAILNLEAKEAILKEKIEAKNLANNILEQAKLQYQNRLISMTNLLLQEANYRKNESMLIQARYEKALALANINLILGQNIKEENN, from the coding sequence ATGCATAAGATTTATTTATCTTTACTTATTGTTTCTTTTACCTATGCTCAAAGTATAAACTTCGAAGAAGTTTTAGAAATGACAATTAAAAATAGTAAAGATTTACAACAACAACAACTTAATATTGATTCATCAAAACTTGATTCAAAAATGATTGACTACATAAATTATGGGAAACTCTCTATTAGTGAAGAGTTTAATAGAACAAATCATGCAGGATATGTTTTTAATTCAAAACTCTCTTCAAGGGAAGCAAGTTTTAGAGATTTTGGATTTGCTCAAGTTGGAGATATGAGTAATTTTGACATTCAACCAACAGATTTAAACTATCCAGATGATAGAAACAATTTTAATACAAAAATCACTTATGATATTCCACTTTTTACAGGTTTTAAACTCTCAAATCAAAAGGATATTTTAAAACTTCAAGAAAAAGCAAATGAATTAAAATATAATCTTGATAAAAAAACTTTAGAGTTTGAGGTTTTAAAAGCTTACAATAGTGCAGTAGTTGCAAAAGATTTTGTTCAAGCTTTAGAAAAAGCAAAAATTGCTGTTTCTAAAATTGTTGAAAGTGCAGATGCTTTTCACAAAGAGGGATTTGTTACAAAAATTGATGTAAATGAAGCTAAAGTTTATGAGCTTAATATAAACTCAACACTTATTGAAGCAAAAAACAATTTTCAATTAGCTTTAGCATATCTTAGATTTTTAAGTTCAAATGATGAAATAAGTGATGTACAAGAGCTTGAAAATAGATATTTTCATTTTCCAAACGAAGAAGAACTTTATAAAATTGCTTTAGAGAATAGAGATGAAATTAAAATACAAGATATTCAAGTAAATGCAAATAAAAAGAGTATTGAAATAGCAAAAAGTGCTTATTATCCAACTCTTTATTCTCATTTAGAGTATGGTTATAATGATGATAAATTAACTATTGATGATGATAAAAATTATTATATAGCTTTAGTTGGTTTATCACTTACTTTATTTGATGGAACACGTGATGTAGAAAAAGAAAAATCTAAAATAGAGTACGTAAAAGCAACTTTAAATCAAGAAAAATTAAAAGATGCTATTAAACTTGAACTAAAAAAAGCGATTTTAAATTTAGAAGCAAAAGAGGCTATTTTAAAAGAAAAAATCGAAGCTAAAAATTTAGCTAACAATATCCTTGAACAAGCAAAATTACAGTATCAAAATAGACTAATTTCTATGACCAATTTACTTTTGCAAGAGGCAAATTATAGAAAAAATGAATCTATGCTAATTCAAGCAAGATATGAAAAAGCTCTTGCTTTAGCAAACATAAATCTTATTTTAGGACAAAATATCAAAGAGGAAAATAACTAA
- a CDS encoding sulfurtransferase has product MDWLKANINNPNLVIVDLRLYEDYQKGHLKNAVNIPGLESLFDDNFFMPKLDILKELFSKAGIDSNKLVVAYDNGDFIWAARFYWILQTLGHENVGISKVAYGKELMDNFEISTVDFIANRSEFIPRIDNSKIETKLSTLLSIGNKTIIDGRQEEHYDGKKSIAKRFGHIPTAKNYACTQNFQVNEAGNKMREFSELKEIYKDIPKDKKVLLYCDGGADSALNYIVLQELGYKTAVYDGSWAEWGNDESVPIENPSK; this is encoded by the coding sequence ATAGATTGGCTAAAAGCAAATATAAATAACCCAAACTTAGTAATTGTTGATTTACGATTGTACGAAGATTATCAAAAAGGGCATTTAAAAAATGCAGTAAATATCCCTGGTTTAGAATCTTTATTTGATGATAACTTTTTTATGCCAAAACTTGATATTTTAAAAGAGTTATTTAGTAAAGCAGGAATTGATTCAAATAAATTAGTAGTTGCTTATGACAATGGAGATTTTATTTGGGCTGCTAGGTTTTATTGGATATTACAAACTTTAGGGCATGAAAATGTGGGAATTTCAAAAGTTGCTTATGGAAAAGAGTTGATGGACAACTTTGAAATCTCTACAGTTGATTTTATTGCAAATAGAAGTGAGTTTATCCCAAGAATTGATAATTCAAAAATAGAGACAAAGTTAAGTACACTTCTTTCTATTGGAAATAAAACTATTATTGATGGAAGACAAGAAGAACATTATGATGGTAAAAAATCAATTGCAAAAAGATTTGGACATATTCCAACAGCTAAAAATTATGCTTGTACACAAAATTTCCAAGTAAATGAAGCTGGGAATAAAATGAGAGAATTTTCAGAGTTAAAAGAGATATATAAAGATATTCCAAAAGATAAAAAAGTTCTTTTATATTGTGATGGTGGGGCAGATTCAGCTTTAAATTATATTGTTTTACAAGAATTAGGTTATAAAACAGCTGTTTATGATGGTTCTTGGGCAGAGTGGGGCAATGATGAATCAGTTCCAATTGAAAATCCATCAAAATAA